From a region of the Streptomyces tirandamycinicus genome:
- a CDS encoding LpqB family beta-propeller domain-containing protein, which translates to MGAEGRRYGQGRATRAVALLVCAAFVLAGCASMPDSGDVEQVRATKGADSQVRVYAVPPRDGARPQEIVDGFLEAMTSDDPSYATARKYLTKQWTKKWRPESLTTVLTEAPESAAPPGGEEGDELSYALSGELIATVDRHEYKSVVPAQYGGALRLVRQNTPDGKGKEWRIDAAPQGLVLGESDFLRNHLSVNKYYWVAGQNTVVADPVYIRQRQDPMTRMDPVAQALSALFEGPADWLTPVVDAPFPAGAGLRKGTTSLTPDDQGELRVPLNDKASNVGGTPCKRMATQMLLTLRELAAPRVEQVKLQRADGSPLCVLTADQADAYALERVSPGSNVYFVDSDHRMAVVGTKPKTVDETEVRGPFGDGQVKIGTVAVARGMHRAAAVSQDGRSLYAASIVSDEPLAAPLAQSGAPRAADRFSAPSWDRNDLWVADRNPADPRLLRFAGGKGPAQAVDVEGLDGARIESLRVSADGVRMALLLSKDGKSTLEIGRVERHTDAEGRTTVSVVELRAAAPRLETVTALSWAGPSRLVVVGKETGGVQQVRYVQTDGSLTPAGGLPGLNKVSAVAATEDEEQLLVAVSDDGLVRLMPNANWQTMVEKGTWPVYPG; encoded by the coding sequence ACGGGGCCCGGCCGCAGGAGATCGTCGATGGCTTCCTGGAGGCCATGACCAGCGACGATCCGAGCTATGCGACGGCCCGGAAGTACCTCACCAAGCAGTGGACCAAGAAGTGGCGGCCCGAGTCGCTCACGACCGTGCTGACCGAGGCTCCCGAGTCGGCCGCCCCGCCAGGCGGCGAGGAGGGCGACGAGCTGAGCTACGCGCTGTCCGGCGAGCTGATCGCGACGGTCGACCGGCACGAGTACAAGTCGGTCGTGCCCGCGCAGTACGGCGGCGCCCTGCGGCTGGTCCGGCAGAACACGCCGGACGGCAAGGGCAAGGAGTGGCGCATCGACGCGGCACCCCAGGGACTCGTGCTCGGCGAGAGCGACTTCCTGCGCAACCACCTGTCCGTCAACAAGTACTACTGGGTGGCGGGGCAGAACACGGTGGTCGCGGATCCGGTGTACATCCGGCAGCGGCAGGATCCGATGACCCGGATGGATCCGGTCGCCCAGGCGCTCTCGGCGCTGTTCGAGGGCCCCGCGGACTGGCTGACGCCGGTGGTGGACGCACCGTTCCCCGCGGGCGCCGGGCTGCGGAAGGGGACCACCTCCCTGACCCCCGACGACCAGGGTGAGCTGCGGGTGCCGCTCAACGACAAGGCGTCGAACGTCGGCGGGACGCCGTGCAAGCGGATGGCGACGCAGATGCTGCTCACGCTGCGCGAGCTGGCGGCGCCCCGGGTCGAGCAGGTGAAGCTCCAGCGGGCCGACGGCTCCCCGCTGTGCGTGCTCACCGCCGACCAGGCGGACGCGTACGCCCTGGAGAGGGTGTCGCCCGGCTCCAACGTGTACTTCGTCGACAGCGACCACCGGATGGCCGTGGTGGGGACGAAGCCGAAGACCGTCGACGAGACCGAGGTGCGCGGACCGTTCGGCGACGGCCAGGTGAAGATCGGCACGGTCGCCGTCGCGCGGGGTATGCACCGGGCCGCCGCGGTCTCGCAGGACGGCAGGTCCCTGTACGCGGCGTCGATCGTCTCGGACGAGCCCCTGGCCGCGCCGCTGGCGCAGAGCGGAGCTCCCCGGGCCGCCGACCGGTTCTCGGCGCCGAGCTGGGACCGGAACGACCTCTGGGTCGCGGACCGCAACCCCGCCGACCCCCGGCTGCTGCGCTTCGCGGGCGGCAAGGGCCCGGCGCAGGCGGTCGACGTCGAGGGTCTCGACGGTGCGCGGATCGAGTCGCTGCGGGTCTCCGCCGACGGCGTGCGGATGGCGCTGCTGCTGTCCAAGGACGGCAAGAGCACTCTGGAGATCGGGCGGGTGGAGCGCCACACGGACGCCGAAGGCAGGACGACCGTGTCCGTGGTGGAGCTTCGGGCGGCGGCGCCGCGCCTGGAGACGGTGACCGCGCTGTCCTGGGCAGGACCGAGCCGTCTCGTGGTGGTCGGCAAGGAGACCGGCGGTGTGCAGCAGGTGCGCTATGTCCAGACGGACGGCTCCCTCACACCGGCGGGCGGCCTTCCCGGCCTGAACAAGGTGTCGGCGGTGGCGGCCACGGAGGACGAGGAGCAGCTCCTGGTGGCGGTGTCGGACGACGGGCTGGTGCGGCTGATGCCGAACGCGAACTGGCAGACGATGGTCGAGAAGGGGACGTGGCCGGTGTATCCGGGCTGA